One segment of Streptomyces sp. YIM 121038 DNA contains the following:
- a CDS encoding helix-turn-helix transcriptional regulator, translated as MERPPTYTVNGAEIRRLRMQAGLTTEELARKAQISRRYLGHLETGYRTRMRPDTYAGLRTALGLPADSRQLLDPTEGTSEKR; from the coding sequence ATGGAAAGACCCCCCACCTACACGGTGAACGGGGCGGAAATCCGCAGGCTCCGCATGCAGGCGGGGCTGACCACCGAAGAGCTGGCACGAAAAGCACAGATCAGCAGGCGATACCTCGGCCACCTCGAAACCGGCTACCGCACCCGCATGAGACCGGACACCTACGCCGGACTCCGCACAGCACTCGGCCTCCCGGCCGACTCCCGACAGCTCCTCGATCCCACCGAGGGCACATCCGAGAAGAGGTGA
- a CDS encoding phage antirepressor KilAC domain-containing protein has product MTTPLVFTFPETAQHVRSVVIDGEPWFVAKDVTDVLGLANGRDAVGRLPKRMKSSVVISDGTPGNPTKTLIRESGVYRLIMRSNLPAAERFQDWLAEEVIPAIRQTGSYTVEPAAPRLPDLTTPQGVLALAEQFKATAEQLVEADRKLKELEPKALAHDTLMAAADGDLLVRQAAKTIGWQEKQLRHFLLDEKLIYRRQATCGATQYDFYAAHADCFDAVEKVVEHTWGSCAHYTLMLTPRGLSFVQMRIGKRAAEMRAAIEGGARDE; this is encoded by the coding sequence ATGACGACTCCGCTGGTGTTCACGTTCCCGGAGACCGCGCAGCACGTGCGCTCCGTGGTGATCGACGGCGAACCGTGGTTCGTCGCGAAGGACGTAACCGACGTGCTCGGTCTGGCGAACGGCCGCGACGCCGTCGGGCGCCTGCCGAAGCGCATGAAGAGTTCCGTCGTCATCTCCGACGGAACCCCCGGCAACCCCACCAAGACCCTGATCCGCGAATCGGGCGTCTACCGACTGATCATGCGGAGCAACCTTCCGGCCGCCGAACGCTTTCAGGACTGGCTCGCAGAAGAGGTAATCCCGGCGATCCGCCAGACCGGCTCGTACACGGTCGAGCCCGCGGCCCCGCGGCTGCCGGACCTGACCACCCCGCAGGGCGTCCTGGCTCTGGCCGAGCAGTTCAAGGCGACCGCCGAGCAGTTGGTGGAGGCGGACCGGAAGCTGAAGGAACTGGAGCCGAAGGCGCTGGCGCACGACACGCTGATGGCTGCGGCCGACGGTGATCTGCTGGTGCGGCAGGCGGCGAAGACGATCGGCTGGCAGGAGAAGCAGCTTCGGCACTTCCTCCTCGACGAGAAGCTGATCTACCGCCGTCAGGCGACGTGCGGCGCCACCCAGTACGACTTCTACGCGGCGCACGCCGACTGCTTCGACGCGGTCGAGAAGGTCGTCGAGCACACGTGGGGGTCCTGCGCGCACTACACGCTGATGCTCACCCCGCGCGGCCTGTCGTTCGTGCAGATGCGGATCGGCAAGAGGGCCGCCGAGATGCGGGCCGCGATCGAGGGCGGTGCCCGCGATGAGTGA